One window of the Candidatus Zixiibacteriota bacterium genome contains the following:
- a CDS encoding putative RNA polymerase flagellar operon sigma factor FliA (Evidence 3 : Putative function from multiple computational evidences) — MPSRISYQSWVDDPDPKSDFPLKTDETENIESPRTRRVKKWVNRALDKLTPLEREVVVQHYLNGRSLYDISLDLEREPLQIVNVRRRAVLKLKKNLAIFVRREFVLKEMIIPKCILCNSPRRAEIDTLIRAKRKEETWRRIIGKLKSEYGIKITTPQVLIGHQKYHMED; from the coding sequence ATGCCGTCGCGAATTTCCTATCAAAGTTGGGTCGATGACCCCGATCCCAAGAGCGATTTTCCCCTTAAGACCGATGAAACCGAAAATATCGAGTCACCGCGAACCAGGCGAGTAAAAAAATGGGTCAACAGGGCCCTGGATAAATTGACACCGCTCGAACGGGAAGTCGTGGTCCAGCATTATTTGAATGGCCGGTCGCTTTATGATATCTCCCTTGACCTGGAACGAGAACCGTTACAGATTGTCAATGTTCGGCGCCGGGCGGTCCTTAAACTCAAGAAAAATCTGGCCATTTTCGTGCGGCGGGAATTTGTCCTGAAAGAGATGATTATACCGAAATGTATTCTCTGCAATTCGCCCCGCCGCGCCGAAATCGATACTCTTATCCGGGCCAAGCGCAAAGAAGAAACCTGGCGTCGGATAATCGGGAAACTTAAATCGGAGTACGGCATCAAAATCACAACCCCCCAGGTTTTAATCGGGCACCAAAAATATCATATGGAGGATTAA
- a CDS encoding hypothetical protein (Evidence 5 : Unknown function), protein MDQEPARKIRGEHVINLRLSYEFKERIRRLADRYDRTTSDMMRTLLKIGIPVMEGISEAEEEMVKEYVALIRRFRKMKNIKEL, encoded by the coding sequence ATGGACCAGGAACCGGCACGCAAAATACGCGGCGAACATGTCATAAACCTTCGCCTTTCGTACGAATTCAAAGAACGGATCCGGCGGCTGGCGGATAGATATGACCGCACCACATCCGACATGATGCGGACCCTCCTGAAAATCGGTATCCCGGTGATGGAGGGGATTTCCGAAGCCGAGGAAGAGATGGTCAAAGAATATGTGGCTCTCATTCGTAGGTTCAGAAAGATGAAAAATATTAAGGAACTATAA
- a CDS encoding hypothetical protein (Evidence 5 : Unknown function) — MSVHFFVSTGKLFAKFNINTCKVNFERKFAELLKNGDVYGNGT; from the coding sequence TTGTCAGTCCATTTTTTTGTTTCGACGGGAAAACTTTTCGCTAAATTTAACATAAATACCTGTAAAGTCAATTTTGAACGAAAATTTGCCGAATTATTGAAGAACGGAGATGTATATGGAAATGGAACATGA
- a CDS encoding Oxidoreductase protein, which produces MNKLRTAVIGVGHLGRHHARWYHNIKEAELVGVFDTESSKCRQVADEFGVTAFNSIDDIIGAAEAVSIATPSSNHCEIAEKFISAGIHCLIEKPIAVNIDEADKIVGLAQKSGVIVGVGQIERFNPAVQALRKFDIHPRFIEAHRLAAFDPRGTDVAVILDLMIHDIDLTLHLVKSKPVHIEASAVAVISDTADIANARLTFENGAVANLTASRISLHQMRKLRIFQKSGYYSLDLAVKQADIYRLSDESNKNETGMRVPLGKSGHEILYSKAGAKDEDMLCNELTDFVLAVQNRTRPQVTAKEGRDALKVALEIERIGLNGVR; this is translated from the coding sequence ATGAATAAATTGAGAACAGCGGTAATCGGAGTGGGGCACCTCGGACGGCATCATGCCCGCTGGTATCATAATATCAAAGAGGCCGAATTGGTCGGCGTATTTGATACCGAATCTTCCAAATGCCGTCAGGTGGCCGACGAATTCGGCGTGACTGCCTTTAATTCCATTGATGATATAATTGGTGCGGCCGAAGCGGTCTCCATCGCGACTCCGAGCAGTAATCATTGCGAGATCGCGGAAAAATTTATTTCAGCCGGCATTCATTGCCTGATAGAAAAACCGATTGCGGTAAATATCGACGAGGCCGACAAAATTGTGGGTCTGGCCCAAAAGTCTGGAGTCATTGTCGGCGTTGGTCAGATTGAACGGTTCAACCCGGCCGTTCAGGCCCTCCGAAAATTTGACATTCATCCCCGTTTCATCGAGGCCCACCGCCTGGCGGCATTTGACCCGAGGGGGACCGATGTGGCCGTAATTCTCGACTTGATGATTCATGACATTGATTTAACTCTGCATCTGGTCAAATCCAAACCGGTCCATATCGAGGCCTCGGCGGTGGCCGTCATTTCCGATACGGCCGATATCGCCAACGCCCGTCTGACCTTCGAGAACGGGGCCGTAGCCAACTTGACAGCCAGCCGGATTTCGCTTCACCAGATGCGCAAATTGCGGATTTTTCAAAAATCCGGTTATTATTCCCTCGATCTGGCCGTGAAGCAGGCCGATATCTATCGCCTTTCCGACGAAAGCAATAAGAATGAAACCGGCATGAGAGTTCCCCTGGGAAAATCAGGGCACGAGATTCTATACAGCAAGGCCGGAGCGAAAGATGAAGACATGCTCTGCAATGAATTGACCGATTTTGTCCTGGCCGTGCAAAACAGGACTCGCCCGCAAGTGACAGCCAAAGAGGGACGGGACGCCCTGAAGGTGGCTCTGGAAATCGAACGAATAGGTCTTAATGGCGTCCGCTAA
- the lpxC/fabZ gene encoding Bifunctional enzyme LpxC/FabZ (Includes: UDP-3-O-(3-hydroxymyristoyl) N-acetylglucosamine deacetylase; 3-hydroxyacyl-(acyl-carrier-protein) dehydratase FabZ) codes for MYTKQRTIKRPISIEGIGLHTGNGSILTFRPAPPDSGVKFIRTDLPGKPSVMADIDHVIDISRGTTLGNGEAKVYTVEHVLAAIAGLQIDNLDIEVNANEPPVVDGSSRPFADKLLEAEIETQDADRYYLEIDTTLSYSEPDRHVDIVVTPSDRFRITFMIDYRNPALGTQYTTLIDLESEFVEEFAPARTFCFLSEVEMLKNQGLIKGGGLNNAVVIYDSDLGQVEVDRIRNALNLKDEAFVGKTGIINDIPLRFYNEPVRHKALDLIGDLFLIGVPIKGHILAARSGHKANVELVKKIRALYEKKKLLSKYQKSNQEPFLDIDGIMKIMPHRYPFLLIDKVIELEPEKRVVAIKNVTINEPFFQGHFPGRPIMPGVLIIEAMAQAGGILLLKAVPEPEKKLVYFLSIDGVKFRRPVKPGDTIRFELDMKAFRRNTCKMTGKGFVDDTLVVEAELMAMVMDR; via the coding sequence ATGTATACGAAACAGAGAACGATTAAGCGCCCGATCTCCATCGAGGGTATCGGGCTCCATACCGGCAACGGTAGTATTCTCACTTTCCGGCCGGCGCCGCCTGACAGCGGCGTGAAATTTATTCGGACCGACCTTCCGGGAAAGCCGTCTGTCATGGCCGATATCGATCATGTTATCGATATCTCGCGCGGGACCACCCTCGGAAACGGCGAGGCCAAAGTATATACGGTCGAGCACGTGCTGGCGGCCATCGCCGGACTTCAAATCGACAATCTCGATATCGAAGTCAATGCCAATGAACCGCCGGTTGTCGATGGTTCCTCGCGGCCGTTTGCCGACAAACTGCTCGAAGCCGAAATCGAAACTCAGGATGCCGATCGCTATTATCTGGAAATCGATACCACCCTCTCTTATTCCGAGCCGGATCGGCATGTTGATATCGTCGTGACCCCATCCGATCGCTTCCGCATCACTTTCATGATTGATTACCGCAACCCGGCGCTGGGCACCCAGTACACCACCCTGATTGACCTGGAATCGGAATTTGTCGAGGAATTCGCCCCGGCAAGGACCTTTTGTTTCCTTTCGGAAGTTGAAATGCTCAAAAATCAGGGATTGATTAAAGGCGGCGGTCTCAATAACGCCGTCGTCATTTACGATTCCGATCTGGGGCAGGTGGAGGTTGACCGGATCCGCAACGCCTTGAATCTCAAAGACGAGGCCTTTGTCGGCAAGACGGGGATCATCAATGATATTCCTCTCCGTTTTTACAATGAGCCGGTGCGCCACAAAGCGCTGGACCTCATCGGCGACCTCTTTTTAATCGGGGTTCCGATAAAGGGGCATATCCTCGCGGCCCGTTCCGGACATAAAGCCAATGTGGAACTGGTTAAAAAAATTCGCGCCCTCTACGAGAAGAAGAAATTATTGAGCAAATATCAAAAGTCTAATCAGGAACCGTTCCTCGATATCGACGGCATCATGAAGATAATGCCGCATCGCTATCCGTTTCTCCTGATTGACAAAGTTATCGAACTCGAACCGGAAAAGCGGGTGGTTGCGATTAAAAATGTGACCATCAACGAGCCGTTTTTCCAGGGGCATTTTCCGGGCCGTCCGATTATGCCGGGAGTGCTGATAATCGAAGCCATGGCGCAGGCCGGCGGGATTCTACTATTGAAAGCCGTGCCCGAGCCGGAAAAAAAATTGGTTTATTTTCTTTCGATTGACGGTGTCAAATTCCGCCGGCCCGTCAAGCCGGGAGATACGATACGATTTGAACTCGATATGAAAGCTTTCCGCCGCAATACATGTAAAATGACCGGAAAAGGATTCGTGGATGATACCCTGGTGGTGGAGGCCGAACTTATGGCCATGGTGATGGACCGATGA
- the lpxA gene encoding UDP-N-acetylglucosamine acetyltransferase (Evidence 2a : Function from experimental evidences in other organisms; PubMedId : 3277952, 7481807; Product type e : enzyme) has translation MTDIHPTAIIDSSAKIGQNVNIGPFSIVESDTVIGDNVTIGSHCLLARFAELRENVVLHQGVVVGTVPQDLKFKGERTRIVIGKGTVIREYAMLNRGTSAHGETTIGENCFLMAYSHVAHDCIIGDNTILANSVNLAGHIEIGDWVTIGGVVPVHQFVKIGSHCMIGGGFRVQQDVCPYSLVAGYPLKVVGLNAIGLKRRGFKTETIHLLEKTFKILFFSGFNTSQAVTRIKDDVEMVPEVQRILDFIEKSDRGIIK, from the coding sequence ATGACAGATATTCACCCGACCGCGATTATTGATTCCTCGGCAAAGATCGGCCAAAATGTGAATATCGGGCCGTTCAGCATAGTCGAATCGGATACTGTTATCGGCGACAATGTGACTATCGGGAGCCATTGCCTGTTGGCGCGATTTGCCGAATTGCGCGAAAATGTTGTCCTTCATCAGGGCGTGGTCGTCGGCACTGTTCCGCAGGATCTGAAATTTAAAGGGGAAAGGACTCGCATCGTAATCGGCAAAGGGACCGTTATCCGGGAGTACGCCATGCTCAATCGGGGAACCTCGGCCCACGGCGAGACAACCATAGGCGAAAATTGCTTCCTGATGGCTTATTCCCACGTGGCGCACGATTGTATCATCGGCGACAATACCATTCTGGCCAACTCCGTCAACCTGGCCGGGCATATCGAAATCGGCGATTGGGTCACGATCGGCGGCGTGGTTCCGGTGCATCAATTCGTGAAAATCGGCTCCCACTGTATGATCGGTGGCGGTTTTCGGGTGCAACAGGATGTCTGTCCCTACTCGCTGGTGGCGGGATACCCGTTAAAAGTGGTGGGACTGAATGCCATCGGGCTCAAACGGCGGGGATTTAAAACCGAGACAATTCATCTTTTGGAAAAGACATTTAAAATTCTGTTTTTCTCCGGATTTAATACCTCGCAGGCGGTGACCCGCATTAAAGACGACGTGGAAATGGTTCCCGAAGTGCAACGGATTCTCGACTTTATCGAAAAATCGGATCGGGGAATCATCAAGTAA
- a CDS encoding putative Tetraacyldisaccharide 4'-kinase (Evidence 3 : Putative function from multiple computational evidences), with protein sequence MEKIWLNIIGRKSNPLVWPALCLLWVVSLGYGLGVRLHKSVSREKIRTRAPVISIGNLTVGGTGKTPIVIEVARHFLFKGKKVGIVSSGYGRKSKAAVAGMGKELLRLTAEEIGDEMLMAAEILPSAYISVAPRKSEAAAVLDTKYSPDIILVDDGFQHHRLHRDLNILVIDARSDPRREALFPLGRRREPLAAIKRADLFILSRPDLNENRLSLPNWLKRNFPGKLIVPIEFINCEINSPSERIPFRNIAEKRIYFFAGIGSFEAVLESLRKCGARLAGSRRFPDHCRYAKNELDLLKRDIENYRPDFLVTTYKDYVKLKHMDFGGPLYYLGLKLQFDTEGEKFFREIERFVI encoded by the coding sequence ATGGAAAAAATCTGGCTGAACATAATCGGTCGCAAGAGCAATCCTCTGGTCTGGCCGGCATTATGCCTTCTCTGGGTTGTCTCTCTCGGCTATGGACTCGGTGTCCGCCTCCACAAAAGTGTCTCCCGTGAAAAAATCCGGACCCGTGCCCCCGTTATCTCTATCGGCAATCTCACCGTCGGCGGGACCGGCAAAACGCCGATCGTAATCGAAGTGGCCCGGCATTTCCTCTTTAAGGGCAAAAAAGTCGGCATTGTCTCATCGGGGTACGGCCGAAAATCAAAGGCAGCCGTAGCCGGGATGGGTAAAGAACTGCTCCGCCTGACCGCCGAAGAAATCGGCGATGAAATGCTTATGGCGGCCGAAATCCTCCCCTCGGCATATATCTCGGTCGCTCCGCGCAAAAGCGAAGCCGCCGCCGTTCTCGATACCAAGTACTCCCCGGACATCATCCTTGTCGATGACGGCTTTCAGCATCATCGCCTGCACCGCGACCTGAATATTCTGGTCATCGACGCCCGCTCCGATCCGCGCCGGGAGGCCCTTTTTCCCCTGGGACGGCGCCGGGAGCCGCTTGCGGCCATTAAACGGGCCGACCTTTTCATACTCTCCCGACCCGATTTGAACGAAAACCGCCTATCGCTCCCAAATTGGCTCAAGCGGAACTTCCCCGGAAAGTTGATTGTGCCGATAGAATTCATCAATTGCGAAATAAACTCCCCCAGCGAGAGAATCCCTTTCCGGAATATCGCGGAAAAACGGATTTATTTCTTCGCCGGTATCGGGAGTTTCGAGGCCGTGCTGGAAAGTCTGAGAAAGTGCGGGGCGCGACTGGCCGGCTCCCGCCGCTTCCCCGACCATTGCCGTTACGCGAAAAATGAACTGGATCTTTTAAAACGCGATATCGAAAATTACCGGCCCGATTTTCTGGTTACGACATACAAAGATTATGTCAAACTCAAACATATGGATTTCGGCGGGCCGCTGTATTATCTTGGCCTGAAACTTCAATTCGATACCGAGGGCGAAAAATTTTTCCGTGAAATTGAAAGGTTTGTTATATAA
- a CDS encoding putative Abortive infection protein (Evidence 3 : Putative function from multiple computational evidences): protein MTEIQFPDDNEERFPADEGTVLPPAEEIPASPVFRRSRLSYLTLFFLLLLWPAVSLLTTGDPAEALKILSASPIFFIYLPTMVIQWMVFLLVFLTTYREGTGLAGIGFGRFRLLYLFWGIAFLLVSNLLLSLISLLLTALGLTIPGELELILPKTGAERIIWAFLAATAAICEESAFRGYLITRIKILSGLKSWVIPIILSSLAFGSGHAYQGVGGFILISIYGSMFALLFLKTKSLWPVVIAHFFQDFSALFFPFQK from the coding sequence TTGACCGAAATTCAGTTTCCCGATGACAACGAGGAGCGTTTCCCGGCGGACGAAGGTACGGTGCTTCCGCCGGCGGAAGAGATTCCGGCTTCGCCGGTCTTTCGCCGCAGCCGCCTATCTTATTTGACGCTTTTCTTTCTTTTGCTTCTCTGGCCGGCAGTTTCGCTTCTGACAACGGGCGATCCGGCCGAGGCCCTCAAAATTCTCTCGGCTTCGCCGATTTTTTTCATTTATCTGCCGACAATGGTAATTCAATGGATGGTGTTCCTGCTGGTGTTTTTGACAACATACCGGGAGGGCACCGGCTTGGCCGGAATCGGTTTCGGCAGGTTCCGCCTCCTTTATTTATTTTGGGGAATTGCTTTCCTGCTTGTTTCCAATCTTTTATTGTCGCTGATTTCTTTATTATTGACCGCTCTGGGCCTGACCATCCCGGGGGAATTGGAATTGATTTTGCCCAAGACCGGCGCCGAGCGGATCATCTGGGCCTTTCTGGCGGCCACCGCCGCGATATGCGAGGAATCGGCTTTTCGCGGCTATCTGATTACACGGATAAAAATATTATCGGGGCTCAAGAGCTGGGTTATTCCGATTATTCTTTCGTCACTGGCATTCGGCTCCGGGCACGCCTATCAAGGGGTGGGCGGCTTTATCCTGATTTCCATTTATGGTTCTATGTTCGCTCTACTCTTTCTGAAGACCAAAAGCCTCTGGCCGGTGGTCATCGCCCATTTCTTTCAGGACTTTTCGGCTCTCTTCTTCCCGTTTCAGAAATAA
- a CDS encoding putative Lipid-A-disaccharide synthase (Evidence 3 : Putative function from multiple computational evidences), with translation MASANNNSENRSAVGDKKIPVFISAGDPSGDIAGSLLLKKLKERYPELKSFGLGGKRMAAEGQIQIVPGSELAVLGFWEVAAKFRFFRRLMHDTIKEIEAGQPKVAILIDYPGFNLRLAAAVRKIGIPVIYYVSPQIWAWGGRRIGAIKERVDLMLLILPFEKDIYDRAGVKNIFVGHYLLDDMEPGFVKAPYNPKSDLIALLPGSRPQEIERMLPAMIKSAEIISRKGSWRFAVGGIAGTVNYDTFLRNSPLPIEIRLGQTRPLIADSSLIITSSGTATLETGIIGRPMVVIYKTGWISYRIARSLVTVDKIALINICAGKKIVPELIQNMATPDKIASEALKLIDDNQQSLNIVSALNDVTDRLGGAGAAERAVAAIGEYL, from the coding sequence ATGGCGTCCGCTAATAACAATAGCGAAAACCGTTCTGCCGTCGGGGATAAAAAAATCCCCGTTTTCATTTCCGCCGGCGACCCCTCCGGCGATATCGCCGGCTCGCTCCTCCTCAAAAAATTAAAAGAGCGGTATCCTGAATTGAAGAGTTTCGGACTGGGCGGGAAAAGAATGGCCGCCGAAGGTCAAATTCAAATCGTCCCCGGCTCCGAACTGGCGGTCCTCGGTTTCTGGGAAGTCGCCGCCAAGTTCCGCTTTTTCCGCCGCCTGATGCATGATACGATAAAAGAAATAGAGGCCGGGCAACCGAAAGTCGCGATTTTGATCGATTACCCCGGTTTTAATCTTCGGCTGGCCGCGGCCGTCCGCAAGATCGGTATCCCGGTCATATATTATGTCTCGCCGCAAATCTGGGCCTGGGGCGGCCGGAGAATCGGAGCCATCAAAGAACGTGTCGATTTGATGCTCCTCATTTTGCCGTTTGAAAAAGATATCTATGATCGGGCCGGTGTGAAAAATATATTCGTGGGACATTATTTGCTGGATGATATGGAACCAGGATTCGTAAAGGCGCCCTACAATCCGAAATCGGACCTTATTGCCCTGTTGCCCGGTTCCCGTCCCCAGGAAATCGAAAGAATGCTCCCCGCCATGATAAAAAGTGCGGAAATCATCTCACGTAAAGGATCCTGGCGGTTCGCCGTAGGCGGCATTGCCGGAACGGTCAATTATGATACTTTCCTCAGGAATTCACCACTCCCCATAGAAATTCGTTTGGGGCAGACGCGCCCGTTGATTGCTGATAGCAGCCTTATCATAACGTCATCGGGGACCGCCACTCTGGAGACCGGAATTATCGGTCGCCCGATGGTGGTCATCTATAAAACCGGGTGGATATCATATCGGATTGCACGATCTTTGGTAACCGTTGATAAAATTGCCCTGATCAATATTTGTGCCGGAAAAAAAATCGTGCCGGAACTGATTCAGAACATGGCCACACCCGATAAAATCGCCTCCGAGGCCCTGAAACTTATTGACGATAATCAACAGAGTCTGAATATTGTCTCGGCGTTGAACGATGTCACCGATCGGTTAGGCGGAGCCGGCGCGGCGGAACGGGCGGTGGCGGCCATCGGAGAATACCTGTAA
- a CDS encoding conserved hypothetical protein (Evidence 4 : Unknown function but conserved in other organisms), with protein sequence MEMEHDEFKHRDRGPLIGGLIVFGVGVLFLLINLDIIPGWRVAWPIILIIVGAALIIASFRRKNKVKIF encoded by the coding sequence ATGGAAATGGAACATGATGAATTCAAGCATCGCGATCGGGGTCCCCTTATTGGCGGCCTGATAGTTTTCGGAGTGGGAGTTCTTTTTCTTCTTATCAATCTGGACATAATTCCCGGCTGGCGGGTAGCCTGGCCGATAATCCTTATTATTGTCGGAGCGGCCCTGATTATTGCCTCATTCCGAAGGAAAAATAAGGTTAAGATATTTTGA
- a CDS encoding putative 3-deoxy-D-manno-octulosonic-acid transferase (Evidence 3 : Putative function from multiple computational evidences) has translation MLTLYRIITFLIFFILFPYTYIAYLLGSKKWGNRLGYHEKSNGNRSRGEVVWLHASSMGEVKVVSILVNQLAALDRNLKFYITVMTETGFKSAQGMAGSKTTVGFMPLDYRLAIRRFIRRVKPSAAIFIETEIWPNTIINLGKAAVPVFLANGRLSDKAASRYRLVKSGMAGILSQYARLIVQSEADKERYISIGAEPGKIDVIGSLKFDAPIADISPAKQKELRAKFPFPPGARLFTAGSTREGENQIILKAYRDLMTDFSEIRLILVPRHLDNLDDICRMAADLNLSCARFSGIGQQSGDPSAIVVDQMGILNDIYSISDIAFVGGTLVDIGGHNILEPVWAGIPVLYGPSIFNVKDSSEYVLEHNFGAMVADEEALLENLRLFFRGEKKYIKKSTASGENSRSYKTARIILNHLSEKWKKSG, from the coding sequence ATGCTGACCCTGTATCGCATAATCACTTTCCTGATCTTCTTCATCTTGTTTCCGTACACTTATATTGCATATTTGCTCGGCTCCAAAAAGTGGGGAAATCGTCTCGGGTATCATGAAAAATCGAACGGCAATCGTTCCCGTGGCGAGGTGGTCTGGCTGCATGCCTCCTCGATGGGCGAGGTCAAGGTGGTGTCGATTCTTGTGAACCAGTTGGCGGCGCTCGACAGGAATCTGAAATTTTATATTACGGTCATGACTGAAACCGGATTTAAAAGCGCTCAGGGGATGGCGGGATCTAAAACAACCGTCGGATTTATGCCGCTGGATTATCGCCTGGCGATCCGACGATTTATCAGGCGGGTCAAACCGTCGGCGGCCATATTCATCGAGACCGAAATCTGGCCCAATACCATTATAAATCTCGGAAAAGCCGCCGTGCCGGTCTTTCTGGCCAACGGGAGGCTGTCGGATAAAGCCGCTTCGCGTTACCGGCTGGTGAAATCGGGAATGGCGGGAATCTTATCCCAATATGCAAGACTGATAGTACAGAGCGAAGCCGACAAGGAGCGGTACATCTCCATCGGTGCCGAGCCCGGTAAGATCGACGTCATTGGCAGTCTTAAATTCGATGCTCCTATCGCCGATATCTCGCCGGCAAAGCAGAAGGAATTGCGCGCCAAATTCCCCTTCCCTCCGGGAGCCCGGCTGTTCACGGCCGGTTCCACCCGTGAAGGTGAGAATCAGATAATTCTCAAAGCATACCGGGATCTTATGACCGATTTTTCCGAAATCCGGCTGATTCTGGTGCCGCGCCACTTAGATAATCTCGACGATATCTGCCGTATGGCTGCCGACCTGAATCTGAGTTGCGCCCGCTTCTCCGGCATCGGACAGCAATCGGGCGACCCAAGCGCAATTGTCGTCGACCAGATGGGGATATTGAATGACATCTACTCTATATCTGATATCGCCTTTGTCGGCGGAACTCTCGTCGATATCGGGGGACATAACATTCTGGAACCGGTCTGGGCCGGCATCCCGGTTTTGTACGGCCCATCCATTTTTAATGTCAAAGACAGTTCGGAATATGTCCTCGAGCATAACTTCGGAGCGATGGTTGCCGATGAAGAAGCCCTTCTCGAAAATCTTCGCCTTTTCTTCCGGGGCGAAAAGAAGTATATTAAAAAGAGCACGGCATCAGGGGAAAATTCACGGTCTTACAAGACAGCCCGCATCATCTTAAACCATTTGTCTGAAAAATGGAAAAAATCTGGCTGA
- a CDS encoding putative Fe-S oxidoreductase (Evidence 3 : Putative function from multiple computational evidences) yields MLNLAKSFPVETKKWTDNMTSEPLKLKQHIIYGPVNSRRLGSSLGVNILPIRYKACPFNCRYCQYGFTGAKGHVVDIDRNEFPSPPEILLALDKAYEDYPSVAYITFSGNGEPTLHPEFPHIVEKVKEWKNSHNPEIKLAILSNSALVYKEGVRRGLTLLDERFMKLDAGDESTFLRFNRPHSDIKFDMIIEGLKGLDDIVIQALFAGGDDGNSGDYAVDRWIDMIGEIRPKECHIYSLDRPSADRTLAKVDIEGLTKIKQKTERRAEVRVRVF; encoded by the coding sequence ATGTTAAATTTAGCGAAAAGTTTTCCCGTCGAAACAAAAAAATGGACTGACAATATGACTTCCGAACCGTTGAAATTGAAACAGCACATTATATACGGCCCGGTTAATTCGCGCCGCCTCGGCTCATCTCTGGGAGTGAATATCCTGCCGATCCGATACAAGGCCTGCCCCTTCAATTGCCGATACTGCCAGTACGGATTCACTGGGGCAAAAGGGCACGTCGTCGATATCGACCGAAACGAGTTCCCGTCGCCACCTGAAATTCTTCTGGCCCTGGATAAGGCGTATGAAGATTACCCCTCGGTGGCGTATATTACTTTTTCCGGGAACGGCGAGCCGACCCTTCATCCCGAATTCCCTCATATCGTGGAAAAAGTCAAAGAGTGGAAAAATAGTCACAATCCTGAAATAAAACTGGCGATTCTCTCCAATTCGGCTCTGGTGTACAAAGAAGGGGTCCGGCGGGGACTGACTCTACTTGACGAGCGGTTCATGAAACTCGATGCCGGCGATGAATCAACTTTTCTTAGATTCAACCGTCCCCATTCCGATATTAAATTCGACATGATCATCGAGGGGCTGAAAGGCCTCGATGATATCGTCATACAGGCCCTTTTCGCGGGGGGTGACGATGGCAACAGCGGTGATTATGCCGTCGACCGCTGGATCGATATGATAGGGGAGATTCGGCCGAAAGAGTGCCACATTTACTCCCTGGATAGACCCTCGGCGGATAGAACTCTCGCCAAAGTCGATATCGAAGGACTGACCAAAATAAAGCAGAAGACCGAACGCCGTGCCGAAGTGCGGGTAAGAGTCTTTTAA